From Caretta caretta isolate rCarCar2 chromosome 14, rCarCar1.hap1, whole genome shotgun sequence, the proteins below share one genomic window:
- the LOC125621847 gene encoding lymphocyte antigen 6 complex locus protein G6c-like has protein sequence MKVFFVGLATLLCFAGAEALRCNVCKRKFLLFGCVQGSGETTCGWRERCVNIKASLGKLPLYYQLNCTSVQNCGKVRAPDESHLTYDYTCCNTDFCN, from the exons ATGAAGGTTTTTTTCGTGGGACTTGCCACTCTTTTGTGTTTTGCAGGAG CGGAGGCTCTGCGGTGCAATGTCTGCAAACGCAAGTTTCTACTCTTTGGATGCGTTCAGGGATCAGGTGAAACGACGTGTGGATGGAGGGAGAGATGTGTGAACATTAAAGCTTCTCTTG GGAAATTACCTCTCTACTACCAGCTGAACTGCACTTCGGTGCAAAATTGCGGCAAGGTGAGGGCACCCGACGAATCTCACCTTACTTATGACTACACCTGCTGCAACACTGATTTCTGCAATTga